A single genomic interval of Nostoc commune NIES-4072 harbors:
- a CDS encoding helix-turn-helix domain-containing protein → MGCRLKVFLTDEQKLTLEELRKAKDVPQRTKDRAQVLLLNTRGLKNEQIAKGLNWAISTVRQTLHRWEKMGLAGLWDAPGRGGKPRYSESDLTYLENCLAQESQTYNSKQLANKLASERQVNLSADRLRRVLKKRGRRFGNARKQPQEQNN, encoded by the coding sequence ATGGGATGCCGATTAAAAGTCTTTCTAACTGACGAACAAAAGCTGACTTTAGAAGAGTTAAGAAAAGCTAAAGATGTTCCTCAACGTACTAAGGATCGTGCTCAAGTTTTACTACTGAATACTCGCGGCTTAAAAAATGAGCAGATTGCTAAAGGCTTGAACTGGGCGATTTCAACAGTACGTCAAACCCTTCATCGCTGGGAAAAGATGGGTTTAGCAGGTCTTTGGGATGCTCCCGGTCGAGGAGGAAAACCCCGATATTCCGAATCAGACTTGACTTATCTAGAAAATTGTTTAGCTCAAGAGTCACAAACTTATAACTCTAAACAATTAGCAAATAAACTAGCATCTGAGCGCCAAGTCAACTTGAGCGCAGATAGATTACGACGGGTACTTAAAAAAAGAGGAAGGAGGTTTGGAAACGCACGCAAACAACCTCAAGAACAGAATAATTAA